One genomic region from Rhizomicrobium palustre encodes:
- the plsY gene encoding glycerol-3-phosphate 1-O-acyltransferase PlsY, translating to MTALSWSGAAYAALIGYGLGSVPFGLLISLAAGLGDVRKIGSGNIGATNVLRTGKKWAAALTLLLDGGKGLVAVLLAGMFLGASAALVAGLCAVLGHIFPVWLKFKGGKGVATVIGVLLGLYWPVGLLFIATWIGMAYLLRISSLSALTAAALAPAYMMAFGDLTKAIFAFILTIILFLTHHANIYRLWHGQEPRIGQKKKDENTSSP from the coding sequence ATGACCGCCCTCTCCTGGTCCGGCGCCGCGTATGCAGCACTGATTGGCTATGGTCTGGGATCGGTTCCATTCGGGCTTTTGATCTCGCTCGCCGCAGGTCTTGGCGATGTGCGCAAGATCGGCTCGGGCAATATCGGCGCCACCAATGTGCTGCGCACCGGCAAGAAATGGGCGGCGGCGCTGACCTTGCTGCTCGATGGCGGCAAAGGTCTTGTCGCCGTCCTTCTGGCGGGCATGTTTTTGGGCGCATCGGCGGCGCTGGTGGCAGGGCTTTGCGCCGTGCTCGGCCATATCTTTCCGGTTTGGCTGAAGTTCAAAGGCGGCAAAGGCGTTGCAACCGTGATCGGCGTGCTGCTCGGGCTTTATTGGCCGGTGGGGCTGCTCTTCATCGCCACCTGGATTGGCATGGCCTACCTCTTGCGCATCTCGTCGCTCTCGGCGCTGACCGCGGCGGCGCTGGCGCCCGCTTATATGATGGCCTTTGGCGATCTCACCAAAGCGATCTTCGCTTTCATCCTCACCATCATTCTCTTTCTCACCCATCACGCCAATATCTACCGGCTGTGGCACGGCCAAGAGCCGCGCATTGGGCAGAAGAAGAAAGACGAGAACACTTCATCGCCCTAA
- the dprA gene encoding DNA-processing protein DprA, with protein MPRALTEIERVRWLQLSRTPNVGPVTFAQLLARFGSAEKALAEVPRLARRGGGAPPKPPDAAVIEDEIAALEKWGGKFIASCEPDFPKGLAGLDAPPPVISVLGHPHLLRREAVAIVGARNASALGRKLAQTLARDLGDAGLTVVSGMARGIDTAAHEGALESGTVAVVAGGVDIIYPPENKLLYARLIAEGAVISEMPLSEAPQARHFPRRNRIVSGMARGVVVVEAAEGSGSLITARMALEQNREVFAVPGSPLDPRAKGANRLIRDGATLTESAADVLAVLAPILGSGFDEPGRQAPSSGASLSEAEIDRVRGAVEEALGPAPVSIDELIRLTDAPAQAVLAILLELELAGKLTRHPGNAVSWGVNSG; from the coding sequence ATGCCGCGCGCATTGACCGAGATCGAACGCGTTCGATGGCTGCAGCTGTCGCGCACTCCGAATGTGGGGCCAGTGACTTTCGCACAGTTGCTGGCGCGCTTTGGCAGTGCGGAAAAAGCCCTCGCCGAAGTGCCCCGTCTCGCCCGTCGTGGCGGAGGCGCCCCGCCTAAGCCACCTGATGCCGCAGTGATTGAAGATGAGATCGCGGCGCTCGAAAAATGGGGCGGCAAATTCATCGCGTCTTGCGAGCCCGATTTTCCCAAAGGTCTTGCGGGCTTGGACGCCCCGCCGCCAGTCATCTCGGTGCTGGGTCATCCCCATCTTCTCAGACGAGAGGCGGTGGCGATTGTTGGTGCCCGCAACGCTTCGGCCTTGGGGCGCAAGCTAGCACAGACCCTCGCCCGCGATCTCGGCGATGCAGGCCTGACGGTAGTTTCCGGCATGGCGCGCGGGATCGATACGGCAGCGCATGAAGGTGCGCTCGAAAGCGGCACGGTCGCGGTCGTGGCAGGTGGTGTCGACATTATATATCCGCCAGAGAACAAGCTTCTCTATGCGCGGCTCATTGCTGAAGGCGCGGTGATATCCGAAATGCCGCTTAGCGAGGCGCCGCAAGCGCGCCATTTCCCGCGCCGCAACCGCATCGTTTCCGGTATGGCGCGTGGCGTGGTGGTGGTGGAAGCTGCGGAAGGCTCGGGCTCGTTGATCACCGCACGCATGGCGCTGGAGCAAAACCGCGAGGTCTTTGCCGTACCGGGTTCCCCGCTCGATCCCCGCGCCAAGGGGGCCAACCGGCTGATCCGCGACGGCGCCACCCTGACCGAAAGTGCCGCCGATGTGCTTGCCGTCCTCGCCCCCATTTTAGGCAGCGGCTTCGATGAACCGGGGCGCCAAGCCCCCTCCTCTGGCGCCAGCCTCAGCGAGGCGGAAATCGACCGGGTTCGGGGTGCGGTTGAGGAGGCGTTGGGGCCCGCTCCGGTTTCTATCGACGAGCTGATTCGGCTCACCGATGCCCCAGCACAGGCGGTTTTGGCCATACTTCTGGAGCTGGAATTGGCAGGAAAGCTGACCCGTCACCCCGGCAATGCAGTGTCATGGGGTGTCAATTCTGGCTGA
- the topA gene encoding type I DNA topoisomerase: protein MNVLVVESPAKAKTINKYLGSSYKVLASFGHIRDLPPKDGSVRPDEDFAMDWHVDERAQKRIKDIADAVKTADKLILATDPDREGEAISWHVLEVLKQKKALGHAHIERVVFNAITKNAILEAIKNPRDINVELVDAYLARRALDYLVGFTLSPVLWRKLPGAKSAGRVQSVALRLVVDRELEIEAFKTQEYWTVDANVLAYGEDASPTPFGARLTHLGGKKLEKLGIANEAEAKAAVEAIKSRKFKIGSVESKPVKRHPAPPFITSTLQQEAARKLGFSAKRTMQIAQHLYEGVDVGGETVGLITYMRTDGVTMDGSAVQEAREMAGERYGARYVPKSPRVYTSKAKNAQEAHEAIRPTSFHRTPEAVARYVDADAAKLYELVWKRAIASQMESAEMERTTVDVTSEDGQVTLRATGSVVLFDGFLTLYQEGHDDETDEDGNRLPRVAVGNPATIEKVLPEQHFTEPPPRYSEASLVRKLEELGIGRPSTYASILSVLRDRAYVKMDRGRFYPEDKGRIVTAFLKSFFTRYVEYDFTANLEEKLDEVSAGELDYKKLLADFWRDFSAAIGETKDLKISQVIDTLNEIIGPHIFPQEPGGGDPRICPTCGTGQLSLKLGRFGAFVGCSNYPECRFTRQLGQKNGEGSSEPKVLGIFPETGEEISLRSGRFGPYVQLGEGDKPKRQGLPKGTDAADVGLDLAIKLLSLPREVGKHPESGEMITANFGRYGPYVAHNGAYASLESPEDVFTIGLNHAVTILAEKAANRKAPRGAQALKELGNSPEGVAIKVMKGRYGAYVSDGTTNATLTGGLEPETVTLEEALKLLAERAAKGPTAKQKKKAEKAAKAATKKAAKPEAKTKAPAKKAAPKKAEVKKAAKPAAKKTVKKAAPKKKTAKAAAE, encoded by the coding sequence ATGAACGTTCTCGTCGTAGAATCCCCGGCCAAGGCCAAGACCATCAATAAGTACCTTGGCTCGAGCTATAAGGTCCTGGCCAGCTTCGGCCATATCCGCGATCTGCCTCCCAAAGACGGGTCGGTGCGGCCGGACGAAGACTTTGCCATGGATTGGCATGTCGACGAGCGCGCCCAGAAGCGGATCAAGGATATCGCCGACGCGGTGAAGACCGCCGACAAGCTCATCCTGGCCACTGACCCGGATCGCGAAGGTGAAGCGATTTCCTGGCACGTGCTAGAGGTGTTGAAGCAAAAGAAGGCGCTGGGACACGCCCATATCGAGCGCGTGGTGTTCAACGCCATCACCAAGAATGCCATTCTGGAAGCCATCAAGAATCCCCGCGACATCAATGTGGAATTGGTGGACGCCTATCTGGCGCGCCGCGCGCTGGACTATCTTGTCGGCTTCACCCTGTCGCCGGTGCTGTGGCGCAAACTGCCGGGCGCCAAATCGGCTGGCCGCGTGCAATCGGTCGCGTTGCGGCTGGTGGTCGACCGCGAACTCGAAATCGAAGCCTTCAAGACCCAGGAATATTGGACGGTAGATGCCAATGTTCTTGCCTATGGCGAAGATGCGAGCCCGACACCTTTCGGTGCCCGCCTTACCCATCTTGGCGGCAAGAAGCTGGAGAAGCTCGGCATCGCCAATGAGGCCGAAGCCAAGGCGGCGGTGGAGGCGATCAAATCGCGCAAGTTCAAGATCGGCTCGGTCGAATCCAAGCCGGTCAAGCGCCACCCTGCCCCGCCCTTCATTACGTCCACGCTGCAGCAGGAAGCGGCCCGCAAGCTCGGCTTCTCGGCCAAACGCACCATGCAGATCGCCCAGCACCTTTATGAAGGCGTCGATGTTGGCGGCGAAACGGTCGGCCTCATTACTTATATGCGTACCGACGGCGTGACCATGGACGGCAGCGCGGTGCAGGAAGCACGCGAGATGGCCGGCGAACGCTATGGCGCGCGCTATGTGCCGAAATCGCCGCGCGTCTATACCTCCAAGGCGAAGAACGCCCAGGAAGCGCACGAAGCCATCCGCCCGACGAGCTTCCATCGCACCCCGGAAGCCGTTGCCCGCTATGTCGATGCCGATGCCGCGAAGCTCTATGAACTCGTGTGGAAACGCGCCATCGCCAGCCAGATGGAAAGCGCCGAGATGGAGCGCACGACGGTCGACGTGACGTCCGAAGACGGTCAGGTGACCTTGCGCGCCACCGGCAGCGTGGTGCTGTTTGATGGCTTCCTTACCCTCTATCAGGAAGGCCATGACGACGAGACAGATGAGGATGGCAATCGCCTGCCCCGCGTCGCCGTCGGCAATCCGGCCACTATCGAAAAAGTGCTGCCGGAGCAGCATTTCACCGAACCGCCGCCGCGCTATTCCGAAGCCAGCCTGGTGCGCAAGCTGGAAGAACTCGGCATCGGGCGGCCTTCCACCTATGCCTCGATCCTGTCGGTGCTGCGTGACCGCGCTTATGTGAAGATGGATCGCGGCCGCTTCTATCCCGAAGACAAGGGCCGCATCGTCACGGCGTTCCTGAAGAGCTTCTTCACCCGCTATGTGGAATATGATTTCACCGCCAACCTCGAGGAAAAGCTCGATGAGGTGTCGGCGGGCGAACTCGATTATAAGAAGCTCTTGGCCGATTTCTGGCGCGATTTCTCCGCCGCGATCGGTGAGACCAAGGATCTGAAAATCTCGCAGGTGATCGACACCCTGAACGAGATCATCGGACCGCATATCTTCCCGCAAGAGCCAGGCGGCGGCGATCCGCGCATCTGCCCCACCTGCGGCACCGGTCAGCTCAGCCTCAAGCTCGGCCGCTTCGGCGCTTTTGTTGGCTGTTCCAACTATCCGGAATGCCGCTTCACCCGTCAGCTTGGCCAGAAGAACGGCGAAGGCTCGAGCGAACCCAAGGTGCTGGGCATCTTCCCGGAGACCGGCGAAGAGATTTCCCTGCGCTCGGGCCGCTTCGGGCCTTATGTGCAGCTTGGCGAAGGCGACAAGCCCAAGCGCCAGGGCTTGCCCAAGGGCACGGATGCTGCGGATGTCGGTCTTGATCTGGCGATCAAGCTCCTCTCCCTGCCGCGCGAGGTGGGCAAGCATCCGGAATCCGGTGAGATGATCACCGCGAATTTCGGCCGCTATGGGCCTTATGTGGCGCATAACGGCGCCTATGCCTCGCTGGAATCCCCCGAAGACGTCTTCACCATCGGGCTCAATCACGCCGTCACCATCCTGGCGGAGAAGGCGGCGAACCGCAAAGCCCCGCGCGGCGCGCAGGCGCTGAAGGAACTCGGCAATTCGCCGGAAGGCGTGGCGATCAAGGTGATGAAAGGCCGCTATGGCGCCTATGTCAGCGATGGCACCACCAATGCGACGCTCACCGGCGGGCTCGAGCCGGAAACGGTAACGCTGGAAGAAGCGCTGAAGCTGCTCGCCGAGCGCGCTGCCAAAGGCCCGACGGCCAAGCAGAAGAAGAAGGCCGAGAAAGCCGCCAAGGCTGCGACGAAGAAAGCGGCCAAGCCCGAAGCGAAAACCAAAGCGCCTGCCAAAAAAGCAGCGCCGAAAAAGGCTGAGGTCAAGAAGGCTGCGAAACCTGCCGCCAAGAAGACCGTGAAGAAAGCCGCGCCGAAGAAGAAGACCGCTAAGGCGGCTGCGGAGTAG
- the rnr gene encoding ribonuclease R, with product MARGPAKNAPPIDRQRVLDVLASEPGATKRDIAKLLGIKGSDRIILKRILKELEGEGVLTGSRRRGYNRPGMIPEVAVLEITGQDPDGELLARPMKWEGEETPPRILILTEDAIGLGERVLARLKSVDDGFEAKVIKRLGASVHKVLGVLKISGSHIRIQPIDRKSKSEFNVDKRDLNGAEDNDLVIAEPLSGRTSGFPRARVVETIGSMDAPKAVSLIAIHAHGIPTDFPKEVIAEAEAALPVDPRGRTDLRAIPLLTIDPEDARDHDDAVWAAPDEDPSNKGGYVTLVAIADVAHYVTPGSDLDREAYKRGNSVYFPDRVVPMLPEKLSADLCSLKEGVDRPCMAVRMVFDANGRKRHHEFLRGTMRSAARLTYAQAQRAFDGHPDADMSATVKKALADVWGAYLVLLKEREHRDPLELDLPERRIKIGEDGKIASIAFKERLESMKLIEEFMVLANVAAAETLEKVRTPLIYRVHEPPSKEKLFGFSDYLRTIGMTFAKGQVMKPGVFNRILGNAKEGPHELVMNDVVLRTQSQAIYDNVNLGHFGLNLAKYAHFTSPIRRYADLIVHRALIRGLKLGDGALSDKEAMRLHEIAEHISMTERRAMAAERDSTDRYVAAFMEDRVGATFSARVTGVTRFGLFVRLADTGAEGLLPVRALGTEFFQHDERRHALIGDRSGTAYSLGDILTVRLAEAAPLTGGLRFDLAEANEAPRVKRRGAPIRPRSKRRR from the coding sequence ATGGCAAGAGGACCGGCCAAGAACGCGCCGCCCATTGATCGGCAGCGCGTGCTTGACGTATTGGCATCCGAGCCCGGCGCCACCAAGCGCGACATCGCCAAATTGCTTGGCATCAAGGGCTCGGACCGCATCATCCTGAAGCGCATCCTGAAAGAGCTGGAAGGCGAAGGCGTGCTCACCGGCTCGCGCCGGCGCGGCTATAACCGCCCAGGTATGATCCCCGAAGTCGCGGTGCTGGAAATCACCGGCCAGGACCCTGACGGCGAGCTTCTGGCGCGACCGATGAAATGGGAGGGCGAAGAGACCCCGCCCCGCATCCTGATCCTGACCGAAGACGCCATCGGGCTTGGCGAGCGCGTACTGGCGCGGCTGAAGAGCGTCGATGATGGCTTCGAAGCCAAGGTGATCAAGCGCCTCGGCGCCAGCGTGCATAAGGTGCTGGGCGTCCTCAAGATTTCCGGTAGCCACATCCGCATCCAGCCCATCGACCGCAAAAGCAAAAGCGAATTCAACGTCGATAAGCGCGATCTCAACGGCGCCGAGGACAATGACCTTGTCATCGCCGAGCCTTTGTCGGGCCGTACCTCCGGCTTCCCGCGCGCCCGCGTGGTGGAAACCATCGGCAGCATGGATGCGCCCAAGGCGGTCAGCCTGATCGCCATTCACGCCCACGGTATCCCGACCGATTTCCCCAAAGAGGTGATCGCGGAAGCCGAAGCCGCCCTGCCCGTCGATCCGCGTGGCCGCACCGATTTGCGCGCCATTCCGCTTCTGACCATCGACCCGGAAGATGCGCGCGATCACGACGACGCGGTGTGGGCCGCCCCGGATGAGGATCCCTCCAACAAGGGCGGCTATGTCACCCTCGTCGCCATTGCCGATGTCGCTCATTACGTGACGCCCGGCAGCGATCTCGACCGCGAAGCTTATAAGCGCGGCAATTCGGTCTACTTCCCCGACCGCGTGGTGCCGATGCTGCCCGAGAAACTCTCCGCTGATCTCTGCTCGCTGAAAGAAGGCGTCGACCGGCCTTGCATGGCGGTGCGGATGGTCTTCGATGCCAATGGCCGCAAACGCCATCACGAATTTTTGCGCGGCACCATGCGCTCCGCCGCGCGCCTGACCTATGCGCAGGCCCAGCGCGCCTTTGACGGCCATCCCGATGCCGATATGAGCGCGACGGTGAAGAAAGCCCTCGCCGATGTCTGGGGCGCCTATCTGGTGCTGCTGAAAGAACGCGAACACCGCGATCCGCTTGAATTGGATTTGCCAGAGCGCCGCATCAAGATCGGCGAAGACGGCAAGATCGCCTCCATCGCCTTCAAGGAGCGGCTGGAATCCATGAAACTCATCGAAGAGTTCATGGTGCTCGCCAATGTCGCTGCCGCCGAGACACTGGAAAAAGTGCGCACGCCGCTGATCTATCGTGTGCATGAGCCGCCTTCGAAAGAGAAGCTGTTCGGCTTCTCCGATTATCTGCGCACCATCGGCATGACCTTCGCCAAAGGCCAAGTGATGAAACCGGGCGTGTTCAACCGTATCCTTGGCAATGCCAAGGAAGGCCCGCATGAGCTGGTGATGAATGACGTGGTGCTGCGGACGCAATCGCAGGCCATCTATGACAACGTCAATCTCGGTCACTTTGGCCTCAACCTTGCCAAATACGCCCATTTCACCTCGCCCATCCGCCGTTATGCCGATTTGATCGTGCATCGCGCGCTGATCCGCGGCTTGAAGCTCGGCGATGGCGCGCTGAGCGACAAGGAAGCGATGCGGCTGCATGAGATCGCCGAACACATCTCCATGACTGAGCGCCGCGCCATGGCAGCGGAACGCGATTCCACCGATCGCTATGTCGCCGCCTTCATGGAAGATCGCGTCGGCGCGACCTTCTCGGCGCGGGTGACCGGGGTGACGCGCTTCGGCCTCTTTGTGCGGCTGGCGGACACCGGTGCGGAAGGGCTTCTGCCCGTGCGTGCATTAGGCACCGAGTTCTTCCAGCATGACGAGCGGCGCCATGCCCTGATCGGAGATCGCAGCGGCACGGCCTATAGCCTTGGCGATATTCTGACCGTGCGCCTGGCGGAAGCGGCTCCCCTCACCGGCGGATTGCGTTTCGATCTCGCCGAAGCGAATGAGGCTCCGCGTGTGAAACGCCGTGGTGCGCCGATCCGTCCGCGCAGCAAACGCCGTCGCTAA
- the rpmG gene encoding 50S ribosomal protein L33 codes for MAKPTTAKIRLNSEGGTGFFYVTKKNTRTMTEKFTVRKYDPVLRKHVEFKEGKIK; via the coding sequence ATGGCGAAGCCGACCACGGCAAAAATCCGGCTCAACAGCGAGGGCGGCACGGGCTTTTTCTACGTGACGAAGAAGAACACCCGCACCATGACCGAGAAGTTCACGGTTCGTAAGTACGACCCGGTCCTGCGCAAGCACGTCGAATTCAAGGAAGGCAAGATTAAATAA
- a CDS encoding diacylglycerol/lipid kinase family protein, with the protein MSAFVIVDPRDTGASRKWRQLEPKLASLYPYMSVAFLRRRGEAATLVSAALREGHSEIVAVGGTANEAVNGFFDAEGAVSPDAVLAVVGGEDESLTRLKAAPIRPIDIGRVRYLSRDGIPRTRYFASIASFGLSGVIVDAMNRSLSARLFGRRFGFGLHHALGMMTYRGRAVRLIMDRTLDEIVTISSVAVANGRIFGEPLELVPDAKPDDGQFDIVIMGQDQNGVMRVLQGRKLIAAPVEETHGRPVLVEIDGAAVGRLPATFEILPRALNVRC; encoded by the coding sequence ATGAGCGCCTTCGTGATCGTCGATCCGCGAGATACCGGTGCCAGCCGCAAGTGGCGCCAGCTCGAACCCAAGCTCGCCAGCCTCTATCCCTATATGTCCGTCGCCTTCCTGCGTAGGCGGGGGGAAGCGGCCACCCTCGTCTCCGCCGCCTTGCGCGAAGGCCATTCGGAAATCGTGGCGGTGGGTGGCACCGCTAACGAGGCTGTAAACGGCTTTTTCGATGCCGAAGGCGCTGTCTCGCCCGATGCGGTGCTGGCCGTGGTGGGCGGCGAGGATGAAAGCCTGACCCGACTGAAAGCGGCACCTATTCGCCCCATCGATATCGGGCGGGTACGCTATCTCTCGCGCGATGGCATCCCCCGGACCCGCTACTTCGCCAGCATCGCCTCCTTTGGACTTTCGGGGGTAATCGTGGATGCGATGAACCGCTCGCTTTCGGCGCGCCTGTTCGGGCGGCGGTTCGGCTTCGGCCTGCACCATGCCTTGGGGATGATGACCTATCGCGGCCGCGCAGTACGCCTGATCATGGATCGCACCCTGGACGAAATCGTCACCATCTCCTCGGTCGCCGTCGCCAATGGCCGCATTTTCGGCGAACCGCTCGAGCTCGTGCCCGACGCCAAGCCCGATGACGGTCAGTTCGATATCGTGATTATGGGCCAGGACCAAAACGGCGTCATGCGCGTCCTGCAAGGGCGCAAACTCATCGCCGCCCCGGTGGAAGAAACCCATGGCCGTCCTGTTCTGGTTGAGATCGACGGCGCCGCCGTAGGCCGCCTACCCGCGACATTCGAGATTCTCCCCCGTGCCCTGAATGTGCGATGCTAG
- a CDS encoding FAD-binding protein: MSLDRTKLRWNGWGWAARKDELAARDDVWAFLAQALEMPALLATPPRPLDELALPPARLSLEDRVELGGIVGTSQIRDSLEERAFHARGRSYRDLLLLRNGEISPLPDAVIYPRGSDEVLAILALAAERNIGVVPFGGGTCAPPALRGDCASVIALDLTEMDHIGSIDPVSLTAEVEAGIYGPALETALKAKGLTLNHCPAEFEFSTLGGFIAQGDADWLISAKLATPKGLIEASTPELLALVKGSRGHLGIVTEAVLRVQPVAARHEHRAYLFANIGTAMAALRAAAQEDIRAELQLFDAEHTSFQRRLEGLGKTQSPIAKLAARYAKWRGFTEAPCLMLASFDGDNAHVAFAQNRFRHLASRFGVLALGQAAGESFRQQRFQSYYLRDSLLDRGAGLLRFELRTSWAKLASVYETCRMALEQVLSATSPREGAKGLVLGQLVQARSDSVGIVFTAIFPRAIGADLEQEEKITAVARQAITMAGGALQGADQAPQSETGLGGTLRRALKQSLDPMGVMRPKT, translated from the coding sequence GTGAGTTTGGACCGCACGAAACTGCGTTGGAACGGTTGGGGCTGGGCCGCGCGCAAGGACGAGCTGGCCGCCCGCGACGACGTTTGGGCGTTCCTGGCGCAAGCCTTAGAGATGCCCGCGCTGCTGGCAACACCGCCGCGCCCCTTAGACGAACTCGCTTTGCCCCCTGCGCGGCTTTCGCTAGAAGACCGCGTTGAGCTGGGTGGGATTGTCGGCACAAGCCAAATCCGCGACAGCTTGGAGGAACGCGCATTTCACGCGCGAGGACGATCCTATCGCGATCTTCTCTTGCTGCGGAACGGTGAGATTTCACCTTTGCCGGACGCGGTTATTTATCCGCGCGGCAGCGATGAGGTGCTCGCCATTCTGGCGCTGGCCGCCGAACGCAATATCGGCGTCGTGCCGTTCGGCGGCGGCACCTGCGCCCCGCCCGCCTTGCGCGGCGATTGCGCCAGCGTGATCGCGCTCGACCTCACCGAGATGGATCATATCGGCAGCATCGATCCGGTTTCTCTCACGGCAGAAGTAGAGGCCGGCATCTATGGCCCCGCACTGGAAACGGCGCTGAAAGCCAAAGGGCTAACACTCAATCATTGTCCGGCGGAGTTTGAATTCTCCACCCTCGGCGGCTTCATCGCCCAAGGCGATGCCGATTGGCTGATCTCTGCCAAACTCGCCACTCCGAAAGGCTTGATAGAGGCCTCCACGCCGGAATTGCTGGCCCTGGTGAAAGGCTCGCGCGGGCATCTGGGTATTGTCACCGAAGCGGTGTTGCGGGTGCAGCCGGTCGCCGCACGACATGAGCATCGCGCTTATCTCTTCGCGAATATAGGGACGGCCATGGCAGCGCTCAGAGCCGCCGCGCAAGAGGATATTCGCGCCGAACTGCAGCTTTTCGACGCCGAACACACAAGCTTTCAGAGGCGTTTGGAAGGCCTTGGCAAAACCCAATCGCCTATTGCCAAGCTCGCAGCGCGATACGCCAAATGGCGCGGCTTCACTGAGGCCCCTTGCCTGATGCTCGCCAGTTTCGATGGCGACAACGCCCATGTCGCTTTCGCGCAAAACCGCTTTCGCCATCTCGCCAGCCGTTTCGGCGTGCTGGCACTTGGCCAGGCAGCTGGCGAGAGCTTCCGCCAGCAACGATTCCAAAGCTATTACCTGAGAGATTCCCTGCTTGATCGCGGCGCGGGATTGCTGCGTTTCGAACTGCGCACCTCCTGGGCCAAGCTCGCTTCGGTTTATGAGACCTGCCGGATGGCGTTGGAACAAGTGCTCTCTGCCACCTCACCGCGCGAAGGCGCAAAAGGACTGGTGCTGGGGCAGCTCGTCCAAGCGCGCAGCGATAGCGTGGGCATCGTCTTCACCGCAATTTTTCCGCGCGCCATCGGAGCCGATCTGGAGCAAGAGGAAAAGATCACCGCCGTGGCCCGCCAAGCCATCACCATGGCAGGTGGAGCGCTTCAAGGCGCCGATCAAGCCCCGCAGAGCGAAACGGGGCTTGGCGGCACGCTGCGCCGCGCCCTTAAGCAAAGCCTCGATCCCATGGGGGTGATGCGGCCCAAGACCTGA
- a CDS encoding polysaccharide deacetylase family protein has product MNTCLMLHGVGPLPAHIEADEAPYWISAETFTMLLPLVKKHSARLTFDDGNESDFTLAFPALRAAGLKASFFVLSDRIGRDAYLSEDHIRTMHQGGMEIGTHGAAHLNWTKHSDAEITRDVSASIERLSDIIGARVTSLAIPFGHCNRRVLAVLRHLGLSRIYTSFRGPDSDKGWMVRRDCVMADFTPADIEALLTCPPAPHISAIRWLKIWRRAGNAFLRTA; this is encoded by the coding sequence ATGAACACCTGTTTGATGCTGCACGGTGTCGGCCCCCTGCCCGCCCATATCGAGGCGGATGAAGCTCCTTATTGGATCAGCGCGGAAACCTTCACCATGCTTTTGCCGCTGGTGAAAAAACACTCGGCGCGGCTGACCTTCGATGATGGGAATGAAAGCGATTTCACCCTGGCCTTTCCCGCCCTTCGCGCGGCGGGGCTAAAGGCCTCTTTCTTTGTGCTCAGTGATCGCATTGGGCGAGATGCCTATCTCAGCGAAGATCACATCCGCACGATGCATCAAGGTGGCATGGAGATCGGCACGCATGGCGCGGCGCATCTCAACTGGACCAAACATTCCGATGCCGAAATCACGCGCGATGTCAGCGCCTCGATCGAGCGGCTGTCGGATATCATCGGCGCGCGGGTCACAAGCCTTGCCATTCCTTTCGGCCATTGTAACCGGCGAGTTTTGGCGGTGCTGCGCCACTTAGGGCTTTCGCGCATCTACACCAGCTTTCGCGGACCGGATTCCGACAAGGGCTGGATGGTCAGGCGCGACTGCGTGATGGCCGATTTCACACCCGCAGATATTGAAGCGCTGCTGACCTGCCCCCCTGCGCCGCACATTTCGGCGATACGCTGGCTGAAGATCTGGCGGCGTGCAGGCAATGCGTTTCTGAGAACTGCCTAG
- a CDS encoding alpha/beta hydrolase: MALDPLVKEFLDQQPPLSPPWEQSEAEARAGFREMVKANGPKDVPIGKVETLTIAGPGGPLALRLYTPVAAGSEALPALVFFHGGAFRVGDFESHETLCREFAGEAGCRVIAVDYRLAPEHPFPAAYDDAYAALGYIEANAAALGIDPNRIAVGGDSAGGALAAAICQRAKAEAGATIVYQLLLFPVTQLGGGFPSMQKYAEGFQLERVPLEYCYKLYASESQWRDPKLSPLLASDLSGLPPAYVMLAEYDVLHDEGLAYGEKLRAAGVTVTIAEHPGMIHDFILFGARFPQARASLVEAAKALKGVFDTI, translated from the coding sequence ATGGCTCTCGATCCGCTGGTGAAGGAATTTCTCGACCAGCAGCCGCCTTTGTCGCCACCTTGGGAGCAGAGCGAGGCCGAGGCCCGCGCGGGCTTTCGCGAAATGGTGAAGGCCAACGGGCCGAAAGACGTGCCTATCGGCAAGGTCGAGACGCTGACCATCGCCGGGCCCGGCGGCCCGCTTGCCTTGCGTCTCTATACGCCGGTGGCTGCCGGCAGCGAGGCCCTTCCGGCGCTCGTATTTTTCCACGGCGGTGCCTTTCGCGTCGGCGATTTCGAGAGTCACGAAACCTTATGCCGCGAGTTTGCGGGCGAGGCAGGCTGCCGGGTGATCGCCGTCGATTACCGCCTCGCGCCGGAGCATCCTTTTCCCGCCGCCTATGATGATGCCTATGCCGCGCTGGGTTACATCGAAGCCAATGCGGCCGCGCTCGGCATTGATCCCAATCGTATCGCGGTAGGCGGAGATTCCGCCGGCGGGGCTTTAGCCGCCGCCATATGTCAGCGGGCCAAGGCTGAGGCGGGCGCTACTATTGTCTACCAACTCTTGCTCTTTCCTGTGACACAGCTCGGCGGCGGTTTCCCCTCGATGCAGAAATACGCAGAAGGCTTTCAGCTCGAACGCGTGCCGCTGGAATATTGCTACAAGCTGTACGCATCTGAGAGCCAATGGCGCGATCCTAAGCTGTCGCCGCTTCTTGCCAGCGATCTCTCAGGCCTTCCGCCCGCCTATGTCATGCTTGCCGAGTATGACGTCTTGCATGACGAGGGTCTGGCCTATGGCGAAAAGCTGCGCGCTGCAGGCGTCACGGTCACCATCGCTGAGCATCCCGGCATGATCCATGATTTCATCTTGTTTGGTGCGCGTTTTCCGCAAGCCCGCGCGAGCTTGGTGGAGGCTGCTAAAGCGCTAAAGGGTGTTTTCGATACGATCTAG